A genomic window from Cutibacterium acnes includes:
- a CDS encoding heavy metal translocating P-type ATPase, producing the protein MSTAAMSPPDEEQTVLHPPVQLQISGMTCAACATTIEKRLSRIDGVHASVNFASERATVTGMGVKDAIAAVKDAGYTAALLSDIDLAAEAERRITMLRRRLIVAVLLTLPLMDIGLVLALEPQLRFPAWDWLLVSLSLPVVFWSAWPFHKATWTNLRHGVTSMDTLVSLGVLSSFGWSFISILIGAQDHERYWLGYGITPAGADTLYLDVAAGVTCFLLAGRYFEARAKRSARSVLTALRQLAAKNARVLRNGIETVVPVEQLHQSDLFITLAGETLAADGEVIEGSSSIDTSMMTGEPMPADVTVGSAVLGGTMNLTGRIVARATGVGDHSQLARMAVLAEEAQARKANVQRLVDKVVEIFVPAVLAIVVLTFFGWWIAGAGTRHALSAGLSVLVIACPCALGLATPTALMVGVGRGGQLGILIKGPEALEASGRIDTVVFDKTGTATSGEMTLVATLPANGQDVDRAHRYAAALDQHSTHPVAKAVVAAVKGTIPACPSPRTLAGRGASGEVEGHRVMVGNPAFLTEAEIKIPAELSHTVEKAAETGRSAVLVAIDGQAAAALVVADTVKPEASEVIAQLKDMGLRTVLLTGDSKAAAEAVGTQLGTDEVLAEVLPTDKAGVVERLRSESRVVAMVGDGINDAAALASSDLGMALVTGTDIAMRSADIICVRHHLGVVPDAIGLSRRTLRTIRGNLAWAFIYNIAAIPIAAAGFLNPLISGLAMSLSSLFVVTHSLRLRNFGTRS; encoded by the coding sequence ATGAGCACGGCCGCAATGAGTCCCCCTGACGAGGAGCAAACCGTCCTACATCCGCCGGTGCAGTTGCAAATCAGCGGGATGACCTGCGCTGCGTGCGCCACAACGATCGAGAAAAGGCTGTCCCGCATTGACGGGGTGCACGCGAGTGTCAATTTCGCCTCTGAGCGGGCGACGGTAACTGGCATGGGCGTCAAGGATGCGATAGCCGCTGTCAAGGATGCCGGCTACACCGCAGCCCTGCTCTCCGACATCGATCTAGCAGCCGAGGCAGAGCGCCGCATCACCATGTTAAGGCGCCGCCTCATTGTGGCCGTGCTCCTGACCTTGCCCCTCATGGACATCGGCCTGGTCTTAGCTTTGGAACCACAATTACGTTTCCCCGCGTGGGACTGGCTACTCGTCTCCCTCTCCCTGCCGGTGGTTTTCTGGTCAGCGTGGCCATTCCACAAGGCAACATGGACGAATTTGCGCCACGGTGTGACCTCCATGGATACCCTAGTTTCACTAGGGGTTTTATCCTCTTTCGGATGGTCGTTCATCTCCATCCTCATTGGAGCTCAGGACCACGAGAGGTATTGGCTGGGCTACGGCATCACCCCGGCGGGGGCTGACACCCTTTACCTTGACGTCGCCGCCGGGGTGACCTGTTTTCTGCTAGCCGGACGCTACTTTGAAGCCCGCGCCAAGAGGTCGGCACGGTCTGTGCTAACAGCTTTGAGGCAGCTGGCTGCCAAGAATGCGCGGGTGTTGCGTAACGGAATCGAGACCGTCGTTCCCGTTGAGCAGCTACACCAGAGTGACCTCTTCATTACCTTGGCCGGAGAGACTTTGGCCGCCGATGGGGAGGTTATCGAGGGGTCTTCCAGTATCGATACGTCGATGATGACCGGCGAACCGATGCCCGCCGACGTAACTGTAGGGTCAGCGGTGCTCGGCGGAACGATGAACCTTACCGGGCGGATCGTGGCCAGAGCTACCGGAGTCGGTGACCACAGTCAGCTCGCCCGCATGGCGGTGTTAGCCGAGGAGGCCCAAGCTCGCAAAGCCAACGTCCAGCGTCTGGTGGACAAGGTCGTCGAGATCTTTGTGCCAGCTGTTCTTGCCATCGTCGTCTTGACCTTCTTCGGTTGGTGGATCGCCGGGGCAGGAACCCGGCATGCCCTCTCGGCAGGCCTCTCGGTGCTTGTCATAGCCTGCCCGTGCGCCCTGGGTTTAGCGACGCCGACTGCCCTCATGGTTGGGGTTGGCCGAGGTGGTCAGCTGGGCATCCTCATTAAGGGGCCAGAAGCTCTGGAGGCGTCCGGTCGCATTGATACCGTGGTCTTTGATAAAACTGGTACTGCCACCAGCGGGGAGATGACTCTCGTCGCGACGCTCCCTGCCAACGGGCAGGACGTCGATCGCGCCCACCGTTACGCCGCCGCCCTGGACCAACACTCCACCCACCCGGTGGCCAAAGCTGTGGTAGCAGCTGTCAAAGGCACCATTCCAGCGTGCCCCAGCCCGCGCACCCTCGCTGGACGAGGCGCCAGTGGCGAGGTTGAGGGGCATCGTGTCATGGTTGGCAACCCTGCCTTTCTCACGGAGGCAGAGATCAAGATTCCCGCCGAGCTGAGCCACACCGTTGAGAAAGCAGCCGAAACAGGCCGTTCCGCCGTTCTGGTAGCGATCGACGGTCAGGCCGCAGCTGCCCTTGTCGTCGCCGACACCGTCAAACCCGAGGCCTCGGAAGTCATCGCCCAGCTCAAAGATATGGGGCTACGAACAGTTCTCCTCACTGGTGATTCGAAAGCCGCCGCAGAAGCCGTCGGAACACAACTTGGCACCGACGAGGTCCTGGCCGAGGTCCTACCCACCGACAAAGCCGGGGTCGTTGAGAGACTTCGCTCTGAAAGCCGCGTGGTAGCCATGGTAGGCGACGGCATCAACGACGCCGCTGCCTTGGCAAGCTCCGATCTTGGCATGGCGCTGGTCACCGGCACTGATATCGCGATGCGCAGCGCCGACATCATCTGCGTACGCCACCATCTCGGGGTCGTCCCGGACGCCATTGGGTTGTCGAGACGCACTCTAAGGACCATCCGCGGCAACCTTGCATGGGCTTTCATCTACAACATTGCAGCGATCCCGATCGCGGCCGCCGGTTTCCTGAACCCGCTGATATCTGGGCTTGCCATGAGCCTTTCGAGCCTCTTCGTCGTCACCCATTCCCTGAGACTTCGCAACTTCGGCACGCGCAGTTAA
- the camp2 gene encoding CAMP factor pore-forming toxin 2 encodes MKKTHLVAPLLVGAMLVPAALSAPSAHAVEPTTTISATSTHELSASDARNSIQLLNAHIATLQSVQKSVPGSDYSDQIRDLLKAAFDLRGLIETLAHGGIPFYDPSTIMPRIKLVATTIDTIHTATTTLQNKVSPAHVELGLEVTKAVLLTANPASTAKELDAEGAALKARLEKVSQYPDLTPNDVATVYVRTNFSKTIWQVRANRDRYILGHKSAAVYKTLNHAITKAVGVRLNPKTTVGNIQAARTELLAAYQTAFNSPDVKKAA; translated from the coding sequence ATGAAGAAGACCCATCTTGTAGCTCCCCTCCTTGTCGGCGCAATGCTCGTACCAGCGGCGCTGTCAGCTCCCAGTGCTCATGCTGTCGAGCCGACGACGACCATCTCGGCGACCAGCACCCACGAGCTCTCGGCCAGTGACGCTCGCAATAGCATCCAGCTTCTGAACGCACATATTGCGACCCTTCAGTCAGTACAGAAATCCGTCCCCGGTTCTGACTACTCTGACCAGATCCGAGATCTTCTCAAGGCTGCCTTCGACCTGCGTGGCCTCATCGAGACCCTTGCCCATGGGGGGATCCCGTTCTACGACCCTTCGACGATCATGCCGAGGATCAAGTTGGTCGCCACCACTATTGACACCATTCACACTGCTACCACCACTCTCCAAAACAAGGTCAGCCCCGCCCACGTCGAACTCGGTCTCGAAGTCACCAAGGCCGTCCTGCTGACCGCTAACCCAGCGTCCACCGCCAAGGAACTCGACGCCGAGGGCGCCGCCCTCAAGGCTCGCCTGGAAAAGGTCTCGCAGTACCCCGACCTCACCCCGAATGACGTTGCCACTGTGTACGTACGCACCAACTTCAGTAAGACGATCTGGCAGGTGCGCGCCAACCGTGACCGGTACATCCTTGGTCACAAGAGCGCCGCAGTGTACAAGACGCTCAATCACGCGATCACCAAGGCCGTCGGCGTTCGACTGAACCCAAAGACGACCGTAGGGAATATCCAGGCTGCACGCACCGAGCTCCTTGCGGCCTATCAGACCGCATTCAACTCCCCCGATGTCAAGAAGGCTGCCTGA
- a CDS encoding cytochrome c oxidase assembly protein gives MSVTYPSHARTTGPLLAATGVAMAIVAAVIGRLRPLEPRLLGRENPDTLTSVLHAVVETLFWTALVWTLTELVRATLCSPHRDVVDSTRTRGRRAWLAAQMWVALALLMIPLESADSAGLTVEQAFLDLPTYITSTPSVAAWLVVAVLGLLVGLLALLSTHLGGLVVASLMTVLAALPVPVTGAISVGLNHDFATDSGALATIGMTVAAACVLVEVLDGPRPALTNRLIWKQRIGAAVALAGGIIVTWQGQAERSWGSDRWGVARIIVLVATAIWVVITWLPRTRMLSWLGVTMVAIVLIVTGASNQLIPPRYLIGQTPAVNYLGYELPPAPTAAILLAPGRPNIGFWTLSVLGIVGYYVAVRTLKRRGEAWSGARIGSWIGAWVVVIYLASTGLWEYSSMQFSWHMLVHMTFNMLVPALLVLGAPITLLRRVLRSGDQINDGFNGPHDCLMATLEWRPTKILFGPFAAWIVFIASFYVVYFTPIFDYLMRYHWGHQWMLLHFLMAGFMLFEYVIGLDDLPVSLPHIGRLGFVITAMPFHSFFAVITMNAHQIIGKDFYEALSIPWVPNLHDDQNLGGQITWATGEIPMALVLIALCVQWFISDCRDQRRVDASEDAGLDESLAAYNDMLARMAGQEIKPHDPGTKS, from the coding sequence ATGTCGGTGACGTATCCCAGCCACGCCCGCACCACTGGACCGCTGTTAGCGGCCACAGGTGTCGCCATGGCCATCGTCGCCGCGGTGATTGGACGACTCCGTCCCCTGGAACCTCGTCTGCTGGGCAGGGAGAATCCAGACACCCTCACTAGCGTCCTGCATGCCGTCGTCGAAACCCTGTTTTGGACAGCCCTGGTGTGGACGCTAACAGAGCTTGTTCGCGCCACCTTGTGCTCGCCGCATCGGGATGTCGTCGATTCCACCCGCACCCGCGGACGCCGGGCATGGTTAGCCGCACAGATGTGGGTTGCACTGGCCCTGCTCATGATCCCCCTGGAATCCGCTGATTCCGCCGGTTTGACCGTCGAGCAGGCGTTCCTCGATCTCCCGACCTACATCACCTCAACCCCATCTGTAGCGGCTTGGCTCGTCGTCGCAGTCTTGGGGCTGCTGGTCGGCCTGCTTGCTCTACTGAGCACCCATCTCGGCGGCCTCGTAGTGGCAAGCTTAATGACGGTCCTGGCCGCATTGCCGGTTCCCGTCACCGGGGCAATTTCGGTGGGCCTTAACCACGATTTCGCCACCGACTCCGGAGCTCTGGCCACCATCGGCATGACAGTCGCCGCTGCTTGCGTTCTGGTCGAGGTCCTTGACGGCCCGCGCCCTGCCCTCACCAACCGTCTTATCTGGAAGCAACGCATCGGCGCCGCCGTAGCCCTTGCTGGAGGCATTATTGTCACCTGGCAAGGTCAGGCTGAGCGTTCCTGGGGCTCTGACCGATGGGGCGTGGCCCGCATCATCGTGCTCGTCGCTACAGCTATCTGGGTCGTCATCACCTGGCTGCCACGTACCAGGATGCTGAGCTGGCTCGGGGTGACGATGGTGGCGATCGTGCTGATTGTGACGGGAGCATCAAATCAGCTCATACCACCGCGCTACCTCATTGGTCAAACCCCGGCTGTCAATTACCTCGGTTATGAACTACCACCGGCACCCACAGCCGCCATCCTGCTGGCTCCCGGCCGTCCCAACATCGGTTTCTGGACTCTGTCAGTCCTCGGAATTGTTGGCTATTACGTCGCTGTTAGGACCCTCAAGCGTCGTGGCGAAGCCTGGTCTGGGGCACGTATAGGCTCATGGATCGGGGCTTGGGTCGTGGTGATATATCTTGCCAGCACCGGGCTGTGGGAATACTCCTCAATGCAGTTCAGCTGGCACATGCTCGTTCATATGACCTTCAACATGCTGGTTCCGGCCCTACTGGTGCTGGGAGCGCCAATCACCCTCCTAAGACGGGTATTGCGTTCCGGAGACCAGATCAACGATGGTTTCAACGGACCCCATGACTGCCTCATGGCGACGCTGGAATGGCGTCCCACAAAGATCCTATTCGGCCCCTTCGCCGCATGGATCGTCTTTATTGCCAGCTTCTACGTCGTCTATTTCACCCCGATATTCGACTACCTCATGCGCTACCATTGGGGACACCAGTGGATGCTGCTGCATTTCCTCATGGCCGGGTTCATGCTGTTTGAATACGTCATTGGCTTGGACGATCTACCAGTGTCACTGCCCCACATCGGCCGATTGGGGTTCGTTATTACTGCAATGCCTTTCCACTCGTTCTTCGCCGTCATCACGATGAATGCCCACCAGATCATCGGCAAGGATTTTTACGAGGCACTATCTATTCCGTGGGTTCCCAATCTGCATGACGACCAGAACCTCGGTGGCCAGATCACCTGGGCCACCGGCGAGATCCCGATGGCGCTGGTCCTCATCGCGCTGTGCGTGCAGTGGTTCATCTCGGACTGTCGCGACCAGCGGCGGGTCGATGCTTCTGAGGACGCCGGCCTTGATGAGTCCCTGGCCGCCTACAACGACATGCTCGCCCGAATGGCTGGTCAGGAGATCAAGCCGCACGATCCAGGGACCAAGTCATGA
- the sucB gene encoding 2-oxoglutarate dehydrogenase, E2 component, dihydrolipoamide succinyltransferase, which yields MSTEVTLPALGESVTEGTVSRWLKAVGDTVEADEPLLEVSTDKVDTEVPSPASGTLLEIKVPEDEDAEVGAVLAIIGDPSESGSAPAEAPSGNNEAAEPQPEPEPAAERKPAPSGGSAQGVEVTLPALGESVTEGTVSRWLKAVGDTVEADEPLLEVSTDKVDTEVPSPASGTLLEIKVPEDEDAEVGAVLAIIGDPSAVESAPAPAKPTAEPAEKAKPEPVKSEAEEAPAPAAPKPAEAPKPAGTNEVAPRATNPSSDVYVTPLVRKLARENNVDLSTITGTGVGGRIRKQDVLAAAGKSGEAPSAPQAPAAAPAPAAPKPAGSARKASQEVSPEAAALRGTTEKMSRLRKVIASRMVESLQISAQLTATVEVDMTAISRIRNAEKAAFKAREGVGLSYLPFITKAVVEALKANPTFNANIDTEAGTITYGSSENIGIAVDTPRGLLVPVIKNAGDLNIAGLAHQIGDLAARTRDNKVTPDELSGGTFTITNYGSAGALFDTPIVNQPEVAILGTGALVKRPVVVTNEFGEDTIAVRDMMYLSLSYDHRLIDGAVAARFLSGIKARLEEGDFAGEF from the coding sequence ATGTCGACCGAAGTCACTCTTCCTGCACTGGGCGAGTCCGTCACCGAAGGCACCGTGTCCCGCTGGCTCAAGGCTGTCGGAGACACCGTCGAGGCCGACGAACCCTTACTTGAGGTGTCCACCGACAAGGTCGATACCGAAGTCCCCTCCCCCGCCTCCGGCACCCTACTTGAGATCAAGGTCCCCGAAGACGAAGACGCCGAAGTCGGCGCCGTCCTAGCCATCATCGGCGACCCCTCCGAGTCGGGCTCTGCGCCTGCTGAGGCCCCCAGTGGCAATAATGAAGCTGCCGAACCGCAGCCCGAACCTGAGCCGGCTGCCGAGCGGAAGCCGGCTCCTTCCGGTGGTTCCGCTCAGGGAGTTGAGGTCACCCTGCCGGCTCTGGGCGAGTCCGTCACCGAAGGCACCGTGTCCCGCTGGCTCAAGGCTGTCGGAGACACCGTCGAGGCCGACGAACCCTTACTTGAGGTGTCCACCGACAAGGTCGATACCGAAGTCCCCTCCCCCGCCTCCGGCACCCTACTTGAGATCAAGGTCCCCGAAGACGAAGACGCCGAGGTCGGCGCCGTCCTAGCCATCATCGGCGACCCCTCTGCTGTCGAGTCGGCCCCTGCGCCTGCTAAGCCGACGGCTGAGCCCGCGGAAAAGGCCAAACCTGAGCCGGTGAAGAGCGAGGCCGAGGAGGCACCGGCGCCGGCCGCGCCGAAGCCCGCCGAGGCTCCCAAACCCGCCGGGACCAATGAGGTCGCCCCACGCGCCACCAATCCGTCGTCGGACGTCTACGTCACCCCGCTAGTCCGCAAGCTCGCCCGGGAGAACAACGTCGACCTGTCGACGATCACCGGAACTGGTGTCGGGGGTCGTATTCGCAAGCAAGACGTACTAGCTGCAGCCGGTAAGTCTGGAGAAGCTCCCTCAGCTCCTCAGGCACCGGCTGCCGCCCCTGCCCCGGCTGCTCCGAAACCGGCTGGTTCAGCCCGTAAAGCCTCCCAGGAAGTCTCTCCGGAAGCTGCCGCTCTGCGCGGCACCACCGAGAAGATGAGCCGTCTACGCAAGGTCATCGCCTCGCGGATGGTTGAGTCCCTGCAGATCTCGGCTCAGTTGACGGCCACCGTCGAGGTGGACATGACCGCTATCTCCCGCATCCGCAACGCTGAGAAGGCTGCTTTCAAGGCCCGCGAGGGAGTCGGTCTGTCCTACTTGCCTTTCATTACCAAGGCCGTCGTTGAAGCCCTCAAGGCCAATCCGACCTTCAACGCAAATATCGACACCGAGGCGGGGACGATTACCTACGGTTCTTCTGAGAACATCGGCATCGCCGTTGATACCCCGCGCGGGCTGCTGGTTCCGGTCATCAAGAACGCTGGTGATCTCAATATCGCTGGGCTGGCCCACCAGATTGGCGATCTCGCTGCCCGCACCCGCGACAACAAGGTGACCCCTGACGAGCTGTCCGGCGGCACCTTCACCATCACCAACTATGGCTCGGCTGGAGCCCTCTTCGACACCCCGATCGTCAACCAGCCCGAGGTCGCCATCCTCGGCACCGGTGCTCTGGTTAAGCGCCCGGTCGTCGTCACCAACGAGTTCGGCGAGGATACCATCGCAGTCCGCGACATGATGTACCTCTCGCTGTCCTACGATCACCGGCTCATTGACGGCGCTGTGGCGGCTCGCTTCCTATCGGGCATCAAGGCTCGTCTGGAGGAGGGCGACTTCGCCGGAGAGTTCTGA
- the lipA gene encoding lipoyl synthase, whose translation MSVEADGRKLLRVEVKNSQTPIENKPHWIKTRATMGPEYRDMRRRMIDGDLHTVCQEAGCPNIFECWEDREATFLIGGDHCTRRCDFCQIESAKPEGYDKDEPRRVAESVKQMGLRYATVTSVCRDDLEDEGAWLCAETIRQIHQVTPGVGVEMLAQDFSGKQDLLDIVFEARPEVFGHNLETVPRIFKRIRPGFRYDRSLAVLDSAHEAGLITKSNLILGMGETREEISQAMRALHDANTDLLTITQYLRPNSYLHPIDRWVTPQEFDELAEEAREIGFVGVMSGPLVRSSYRAGRLYRQAMEARGERPVTIVTGYRDGAKPAPFAAKE comes from the coding sequence GTGAGTGTCGAAGCAGACGGTAGGAAGCTCCTCCGAGTCGAGGTCAAGAATTCTCAGACGCCCATCGAGAACAAACCCCACTGGATCAAGACTCGGGCCACAATGGGTCCGGAGTACCGCGACATGCGTCGCCGGATGATCGACGGAGATCTGCACACCGTGTGTCAAGAGGCTGGCTGCCCCAATATTTTCGAGTGTTGGGAGGATCGCGAGGCCACTTTCCTCATCGGCGGCGACCACTGCACCCGCCGTTGTGACTTCTGTCAGATCGAGTCGGCCAAGCCGGAAGGCTACGACAAAGACGAGCCGCGTCGCGTCGCAGAGTCCGTCAAGCAGATGGGGCTGCGCTACGCTACCGTGACGTCGGTATGCCGAGACGACCTCGAGGACGAGGGTGCCTGGTTATGCGCCGAGACGATTCGTCAAATCCACCAGGTAACTCCCGGCGTCGGCGTCGAGATGTTGGCCCAAGATTTTTCCGGCAAACAGGACCTGCTCGACATCGTCTTCGAAGCGCGCCCGGAGGTCTTCGGTCACAACCTTGAGACAGTCCCCCGCATCTTCAAGCGCATTCGACCCGGATTCCGCTACGACCGTTCTTTGGCCGTCCTGGACTCTGCACATGAGGCCGGTCTGATCACCAAGTCAAATCTCATTCTTGGCATGGGCGAAACCCGTGAAGAAATCTCACAGGCCATGCGGGCACTCCATGACGCCAACACCGACCTGCTGACGATCACCCAGTACCTGCGCCCGAACTCCTACCTACACCCCATCGACCGTTGGGTGACGCCTCAGGAGTTCGATGAGTTAGCCGAAGAGGCCCGCGAGATTGGATTTGTCGGTGTGATGAGCGGACCGCTTGTGCGATCCTCCTACCGGGCTGGCCGCCTCTATCGGCAGGCTATGGAAGCTCGCGGCGAGCGTCCGGTGACGATCGTCACCGGGTACCGCGACGGTGCGAAACCTGCACCATTCGCGGCCAAGGAGTGA
- a CDS encoding DUF3043 domain-containing protein gives MGLFRPYEQGTSKKTGPTEETVEAGPGSSTESSSSSATTAPRRAPKTSSTGRKQRASKGDHATKKPQTADHKAPVAQPKTVSRHTAKKGPTPTRAEAEAARRHRLNPTLSKKEARKRERLAKRERQAAAMEAAERRPERGYLRDYIDSRWTFSEFIMPIFLAVMVIWLAMLFIAPTAVGAINAMSLGMLIVMILWLIDSWRLWHGAKKGIRARYPSAPLRGLWSYLNNRAMTVRRWRNPAPRVERGERIDS, from the coding sequence GTGGGACTGTTCCGCCCCTACGAGCAGGGAACCAGCAAGAAGACCGGACCGACGGAGGAGACCGTCGAGGCAGGGCCGGGATCCAGTACTGAGTCCTCCTCTTCCTCGGCTACCACAGCTCCCAGACGCGCTCCGAAGACCTCGTCAACCGGCAGAAAACAACGGGCTAGTAAGGGGGATCACGCCACTAAGAAGCCCCAAACGGCTGACCATAAGGCGCCTGTTGCACAGCCGAAGACCGTATCCCGGCACACCGCAAAGAAGGGGCCGACGCCAACCCGCGCCGAAGCCGAGGCTGCACGTCGTCACCGTCTCAATCCGACGCTGAGCAAGAAGGAGGCCCGCAAGCGCGAGCGCCTGGCCAAGCGTGAGCGCCAGGCCGCGGCTATGGAAGCGGCCGAGCGACGCCCAGAGCGGGGCTACCTGCGCGATTACATTGACTCGCGTTGGACTTTCAGCGAATTCATTATGCCGATCTTCCTGGCCGTCATGGTGATCTGGTTGGCCATGCTCTTCATCGCTCCAACCGCCGTGGGCGCCATCAATGCCATGTCCCTGGGCATGCTGATCGTGATGATCTTGTGGCTCATTGATTCCTGGCGCCTGTGGCACGGGGCGAAGAAGGGGATCCGAGCCCGTTACCCCAGCGCTCCCCTGCGTGGACTGTGGTCCTACCTCAACAATCGCGCTATGACGGTGCGTCGCTGGCGCAACCCGGCACCGCGCGTCGAGCGTGGCGAAAGAATTGACTCATAA
- the lipB gene encoding lipoyl(octanoyl) transferase LipB: MQQDPPTSQPHTPQIVDGVKPRGWVDHPAGLHFEYLGIADSRPTRTEYNECWAHQREVHAEVSAHQRPNTVIYVEHDPVYTAGRRTRKEAYPFDGTPVVPVDRGGEITWHGPGQLVGYPIVFLQRGIGVVDYVRRVEEAVIRLVSQYGLRAGRVPGRTGVWFPSDGMGPERKVCAIGIRVSRQTAMHGFALNIDPDTAGFDNIIPCGISDADVTSMARELRRLYGPDAEVPSLLEVAGNLEPILTEMMSFQPYEMSPDIPRREHPAFLHPMS, from the coding sequence ATGCAACAGGACCCTCCCACATCTCAGCCCCACACTCCACAGATAGTTGACGGGGTGAAGCCCCGCGGCTGGGTTGATCATCCCGCCGGACTACACTTCGAGTACCTGGGGATTGCAGATAGCCGTCCCACCCGCACTGAATACAACGAGTGCTGGGCGCATCAGCGCGAGGTGCACGCTGAGGTGTCCGCCCACCAGCGCCCCAACACAGTCATTTACGTCGAACATGATCCCGTCTACACAGCCGGACGACGCACCCGCAAGGAGGCTTATCCTTTCGACGGCACCCCGGTCGTTCCGGTGGACCGGGGCGGTGAAATCACCTGGCATGGCCCTGGTCAGCTTGTCGGCTACCCGATTGTCTTCTTGCAGCGCGGTATCGGCGTTGTCGATTATGTGCGCCGAGTAGAGGAAGCCGTTATCCGGCTCGTTTCCCAATACGGATTGCGTGCCGGGCGCGTCCCTGGACGAACCGGAGTGTGGTTCCCGTCCGATGGAATGGGACCCGAGCGAAAAGTGTGCGCCATCGGCATCCGCGTGTCTCGACAGACAGCGATGCACGGTTTCGCCCTCAACATCGACCCCGACACTGCTGGCTTCGACAACATTATTCCGTGCGGCATCTCCGACGCCGACGTGACCAGCATGGCACGCGAACTAAGACGTCTGTACGGCCCCGACGCCGAGGTCCCCTCTCTGCTAGAGGTGGCTGGCAACCTCGAGCCCATCCTCACTGAGATGATGTCGTTTCAGCCGTATGAGATGAGCCCAGACATTCCGCGTCGGGAGCACCCGGCGTTCCTGCATCCCATGTCATGA
- a CDS encoding leucyl aminopeptidase: MRGILVANSTQLPIRPRPDLKVSRNANGADVVIAGLVEGSQGPTVQGLAPRAVKEAEETFGAPLVEVAIRAGGSTKIGSTVVLPWFGNSLVLVGCGAEGFDGESLRKAAGSGARAAADLSHGSSLKVAVDMGTVSAEQVRIAAEGALLGCYKVPTITATSNEPEISTVTIVSNARGAKPELNKARILADAVYTARDWVDAPANLLYPKTFAASVQSWCNNLSDVTVDVLDEKALGRGGFGGILAVGGGSAHSPRLVRVEYAPEGSTTTLALVGKGITFDSGGLNIKTAANMYTMKCDMGGAAAVLAAIGAIARLGLNVRVVAYGCLAENMPSGSGWRPSDVVTMYDGTTVENGNSDAEGRIVMADGLARACEDNPDFIVDISTLTGACMVALGNHTAGVMTSGAQAADTLLDASEAAGEDFWELPITDEVREGLHSDIADVKSSGAREGGAMLAAAFLQRFVTPGIDWAHLDIAGPAYNEASAHDYTPIQGTGFGVRTLVQLAAHMAG, translated from the coding sequence ATGAGAGGAATCCTCGTGGCCAACAGCACCCAGCTGCCCATCCGCCCGCGTCCCGACCTCAAGGTGTCGCGAAATGCCAACGGCGCCGACGTCGTGATTGCCGGTCTGGTCGAGGGTTCCCAAGGCCCCACCGTCCAGGGGCTGGCACCGCGCGCTGTCAAAGAAGCTGAAGAGACCTTCGGCGCCCCGCTCGTCGAAGTGGCCATTCGGGCCGGCGGATCTACCAAAATTGGTTCCACCGTGGTGCTGCCATGGTTTGGAAACAGCCTCGTTCTGGTTGGCTGCGGAGCTGAGGGATTCGATGGTGAGTCCCTGCGCAAGGCTGCCGGTTCGGGCGCTCGTGCCGCCGCTGACTTATCACACGGCAGCAGCCTCAAAGTAGCCGTTGACATGGGGACAGTCTCGGCCGAGCAGGTTCGAATCGCCGCCGAGGGGGCCTTACTCGGCTGCTACAAGGTGCCGACCATTACCGCAACCTCGAATGAGCCCGAGATCTCGACCGTCACGATAGTGTCCAATGCCCGTGGCGCTAAGCCCGAGCTCAACAAAGCCCGTATCCTTGCTGATGCCGTCTACACCGCCCGCGACTGGGTGGACGCTCCAGCCAACTTGCTCTACCCGAAGACTTTCGCCGCCTCGGTGCAATCCTGGTGCAACAACCTCTCGGACGTCACCGTCGACGTGCTCGACGAGAAAGCCCTGGGGCGTGGTGGCTTCGGCGGCATCCTCGCGGTAGGTGGAGGCTCAGCTCACTCCCCACGTCTGGTCCGCGTGGAATACGCCCCGGAAGGATCCACCACCACGCTGGCTCTAGTGGGCAAGGGCATTACCTTCGACTCTGGCGGCCTCAATATCAAGACTGCTGCCAATATGTACACCATGAAGTGCGATATGGGCGGTGCTGCTGCGGTACTCGCCGCTATCGGCGCGATTGCCCGCCTCGGGCTCAACGTTCGCGTGGTTGCTTACGGGTGTTTGGCAGAGAATATGCCGTCTGGATCAGGGTGGCGCCCCTCTGACGTCGTCACTATGTACGACGGGACAACAGTCGAGAATGGCAACTCCGACGCCGAGGGACGCATCGTGATGGCCGACGGCCTGGCCCGCGCGTGTGAGGACAACCCTGACTTCATCGTCGACATTTCCACCCTGACCGGCGCCTGCATGGTCGCTCTCGGTAACCACACCGCAGGTGTCATGACCTCGGGGGCCCAGGCAGCAGACACCTTGCTGGACGCTTCCGAGGCTGCCGGCGAGGACTTCTGGGAGCTTCCGATTACCGACGAGGTTCGCGAAGGCCTGCATTCTGACATTGCCGACGTCAAGTCCTCCGGCGCTCGCGAAGGCGGCGCGATGCTCGCTGCAGCTTTTCTGCAACGTTTCGTGACCCCAGGCATCGACTGGGCCCATCTCGACATCGCCGGCCCGGCGTACAACGAGGCCTCGGCCCATGACTACACCCCGATTCAAGGAACCGGGTTCGGAGTGCGCACTCTGGTCCAGCTCGCCGCACATATGGCTGGCTGA